In Helianthus annuus cultivar XRQ/B chromosome 9, HanXRQr2.0-SUNRISE, whole genome shotgun sequence, the following are encoded in one genomic region:
- the LOC110877784 gene encoding ankyrin repeat-containing protein ITN1-like, translating into MRNAASFFKFLLTFLPSVISSGREECGLLMSETLHAVSYIFGWALAFIILLVYIVCFSFLLLYSLWWKGANLLAILPIRRIEKKKNEWDKAKKLLRQVCDEIDKSVYPGTRSRHPCYTRPILEAASQNAYKVVSEILKRSPEAIQSKEKKGYDIIQLAIIHRSEKIYNLIYENGERKNLYRTYEDSSMNNILHLTGKLAPSSVLNQRRGAALQLQRELQWLQEVKKLVIPTYTTKENDFKETPDIVFTREHEKLVKEAEQWMKTTAESFSIAAALIATIVFAAAITVPGGTIQDRGYPVLRNREAFIIFAISDAISLFASSNALLVFLSILTARFAEKDFLVSLPRQLLIGLFSLLLSTTSMMVAFSAALFLVFCDGKLWRFALICGMALIPIAFFAALQLPLMVDLLKSTYSPIFGKQRKSVLRQFNQDDISLHFGK; encoded by the exons ATGCGAAACGCAGCTTCATTTTTTAAGTTTCTTCTTACCTTTCTTCCAAGTGTCATATCCAGCGGGAGAGAAGAATGTGGTTTGTTGATGTCCGAGACGTTACATGCAG TATCGTACATCTTTGGATGGGCCCTAGCATTTATAATCCTCCTTGTATATATCGTTTGTTTCTCATTCCTTCTGCTTTATTCCCTCTGGTGGAAGGGCGCAAATTTACTAGCTA TTCTACCCATCAGGCGTatagaaaagaaaaagaatgaaTGGGATAAAGCAAAAAAGCTTCTACGACAGGTATGTGATGAAATTGACAAGTCGGTCTATCCAGGTACTCGTAGTCGTCACCCCTGTTATACTCGTCCAATTCTTGAAGCTGCATCTCAAAATGCTTATAAAGTTGTTTCTGAGATTTTGAAAAGATCACCTGAAGCAATTCAGAGCAAAGAAAAAAAAGGGTATGACATTATTCAATTAGCAATAATACACCGTTCCGAAAAAATCTACAACCTTATCTATGAAAATGGGGAGCGTAAAAATCTTTATAGAACCTATGAAGATTCTTCTATGAACAATATCTTACATCTGACTGGAAAATTGGCGCCTTCAAGTGTACTTAATCAAAGAAGAGGTGCAGCATTACAACTACAACGAGAGCTTCAATGGCTTCAG GAAGTGAAGAAACTTGTGATTCCTACATATACTActaaagaaaatgattttaaggAGACACCAGATATTGTTTTCACAAGGGAACATGAGAAGTTGGTTAAGGAAGCAGAACAATGGATGAAAACCACGGCAGAGTCATTTAGCATTGCAGCTGCACTTATTGCCACAATCGTATTTGCAGCTGCAATTACCGTACCAGGAGGAACAATTCAAGACCGAGGGTACCCCGTGCTTAGAAACAGAGAGGCATTCATTATCTTCGCTATATCAGATGCAATCTCACTATTCGCATCTAGTAACGCATTACTAGTGTTCTTGTCTATACTAACAGCACGTTTTGCCGAGAAAGACTTTCTAGTCAGTTTGCCCAGACAATTACTTATTGGACTTTTCTCCTTATTGCTCTCTACAACAAGCATGATGGTAGCCTTTAGCGCGGCCTTGTTCCTTGTCTTTTGTGATGGAAAACTATGGAGGTTTGCTCTGATATGTGGAATGGCTTTGATTCCGATTGCTTTTTTTGCTGCTCTACAATTACCCCTCATGGTGGATCTTCTCAAGTCAACATATTCACCAATCTTTGGAAAACAAAGGAAAAGCGTTCTCAGACAGTTTAATCAAGATGACATATCATTGCATTTTGGTAAGTGA